Proteins co-encoded in one Bacillus infantis NRRL B-14911 genomic window:
- a CDS encoding MFS transporter, producing MNSSEAKLWTKDFIVVSSINFFLTLVFYLLMVTISVYAVNEYDASTSQAGLVTGIFIIGTLIGRLFIGRYIDLVGRKRMLFIGLIFFTLTTLLYFVHAGVAFLLANRFVHGITLGMASTATGTIVAQIIPAARKGEGIGYYSMSATLATAVGPFIGIYMSQHTSFEMIFCFCLALGIISLVTAFLVTVPPVTGSPKSAEAKGFRVSDFVEPKALPIAVITLAIAFCYSSVLSFINFYAMELDLVDAASFFFIIYAVAVLLSRPFTGRLMDLKGANYIMYPAFILFAAGMILLSTAGSSFVLLLSGVLIGLGFGNMQSSTQAIAVKLTAPHRLGLATSTFFIFLDAGLGFGPYLLGLVIPITGYSSLYIMMAALILLSAVLYYFLHGRKDHALRSAADAV from the coding sequence TTGAACAGCTCAGAAGCAAAACTTTGGACGAAGGACTTCATCGTTGTATCCTCCATCAACTTTTTTTTAACACTTGTCTTTTACTTGCTGATGGTCACCATCTCTGTCTATGCCGTCAATGAATATGATGCATCGACAAGCCAGGCCGGACTTGTAACAGGGATCTTTATTATCGGGACGCTCATCGGGAGGCTGTTCATCGGGCGCTATATCGATCTGGTCGGCCGCAAAAGAATGCTGTTCATCGGACTGATTTTCTTTACGCTGACGACTCTTTTATATTTTGTCCACGCCGGGGTTGCCTTTCTTCTTGCCAACCGTTTCGTTCACGGAATTACGCTTGGCATGGCCAGCACCGCTACAGGCACAATCGTTGCGCAGATCATTCCGGCAGCCCGGAAAGGCGAAGGGATTGGCTACTATAGCATGAGCGCGACACTGGCGACAGCCGTCGGACCATTTATCGGGATTTATATGAGCCAGCATACAAGCTTTGAAATGATATTCTGCTTTTGTCTGGCATTGGGAATTATCAGTCTTGTGACTGCCTTTCTTGTCACTGTCCCGCCTGTCACAGGCTCTCCGAAGAGCGCAGAAGCAAAAGGCTTCAGGGTTTCGGACTTTGTGGAACCAAAAGCGCTGCCGATTGCGGTCATCACCCTGGCAATCGCATTTTGTTATTCCAGCGTCCTTTCTTTCATCAATTTCTATGCGATGGAGCTTGATCTTGTGGACGCTGCAAGCTTCTTCTTTATCATCTATGCAGTCGCCGTCCTGCTGTCCCGTCCGTTTACAGGGCGCCTGATGGACCTGAAGGGCGCCAACTATATCATGTATCCGGCATTCATCCTGTTCGCAGCCGGTATGATTCTGTTAAGCACAGCAGGGTCAAGCTTTGTCCTGCTCCTATCAGGTGTCCTGATCGGCCTTGGCTTCGGGAATATGCAGTCAAGCACACAGGCGATCGCCGTCAAGCTGACGGCTCCGCACAGGCTGGGGCTGGCCACATCAACTTTCTTTATTTTCCTTGATGCCGGCCTTGGATTCGGCCCTTACCTGCTTGGACTCGTCATTCCCATAACAGGCTACAGCAGCCTGTATATCATGATGGCTGCACTGATCCTGTTGTCGGCTGTGCTGTATTATTTCCTGCATGGCAGGAAGGATCATGCTTTACGGTCAGCTGCTGATGCAGTGTAA
- a CDS encoding MarR family winged helix-turn-helix transcriptional regulator, translating to MLYRPFENKLNQLLAQHQLQRAQWTILYYIANFGSATLVELSHYQGVEKPTVTRTITRLEELGFVEQVPSKDRREKRMQLTGLGHKVYSEVRLTIDEFEQRILKGFTEEEQLEAICIMEGIRSNLMEQGEAH from the coding sequence ATGCTCTACCGCCCGTTTGAAAATAAGCTTAACCAGCTTCTTGCACAGCATCAGCTTCAGAGGGCGCAATGGACGATTTTATATTATATCGCTAATTTCGGTTCAGCCACTCTTGTGGAGCTCTCCCACTATCAGGGTGTCGAAAAACCGACCGTCACACGGACTATCACCAGACTGGAGGAGCTCGGCTTTGTAGAGCAGGTGCCAAGCAAAGACCGACGTGAAAAAAGGATGCAGCTCACAGGGCTCGGCCATAAAGTCTACAGTGAAGTGCGGCTGACCATTGATGAATTTGAGCAGAGAATCCTTAAAGGTTTTACAGAAGAAGAACAGCTCGAAGCCATTTGCATCATGGAAGGCATCCGCAGCAACTTAATGGAACAGGGGGAAGCACATTGA
- a CDS encoding sigma-70 family RNA polymerase sigma factor: MEKKERDQLLTEAMDEYGHYLTRLAYAFVKDEAKADDIVQEVYIRYYLKLEQFKGRSSVKTYLYRMTVNECKNYLKSWGFRKIDFFNRKSVMPSSNFTPEEEVLRREEESWTFRLIDRLPVKYKEVLWLHYYAELSVKEIGDILKCPANTVKTRLARGRKMARLTMGEEEIDDAKEY, translated from the coding sequence TTGGAGAAAAAAGAAAGAGACCAATTGCTGACAGAAGCCATGGATGAATATGGGCATTACCTGACCCGGCTCGCTTATGCTTTTGTAAAAGACGAAGCGAAAGCCGACGATATCGTCCAGGAGGTCTATATCCGCTATTATCTGAAGCTGGAACAATTTAAAGGCCGGTCCAGTGTTAAAACCTATTTATACAGAATGACCGTGAACGAATGCAAAAACTACCTGAAAAGCTGGGGTTTCCGAAAAATAGATTTTTTTAATAGAAAAAGTGTGATGCCTTCATCCAATTTTACCCCTGAAGAGGAAGTGCTGAGGCGGGAGGAGGAAAGCTGGACTTTCCGGCTGATTGACAGGCTGCCGGTCAAATATAAGGAAGTCCTTTGGCTCCATTATTATGCAGAGCTTTCTGTAAAGGAGATCGGAGATATTTTGAAGTGCCCGGCCAATACGGTGAAAACCAGGCTGGCCAGGGGAAGGAAGATGGCTCGTCTGACAATGGGAGAGGAGGAGATTGATGATGCCAAAGAATATTAA
- a CDS encoding sigma-70 family RNA polymerase sigma factor — protein MDTAKFIKKARKGDDEAFYELMQAHKVQLLKIAYSYLRNEEEALEALQEVTFRAYRSIRSLKKADYFSTWLIRIMLNYCHDQSRKKKRAAPLDLTESLAETYNYSQALEIEEALEKIDSKCREVIILKYYHDMKIKEIANLLESPESTIKTWLYKGLKALREQLGERGEANVQ, from the coding sequence TTGGATACAGCAAAGTTCATTAAGAAAGCCAGGAAAGGGGATGATGAAGCTTTTTATGAGCTGATGCAAGCGCACAAAGTGCAGCTGCTCAAAATTGCCTATTCTTATTTAAGAAACGAGGAGGAGGCGCTTGAAGCCCTGCAGGAGGTCACATTCAGGGCATACCGGTCAATCCGCAGCCTTAAGAAGGCAGATTATTTCTCCACATGGCTGATCCGGATCATGCTTAACTACTGCCATGATCAAAGCAGAAAGAAGAAAAGAGCAGCACCTTTGGATCTTACAGAGTCATTGGCAGAAACATACAATTACAGCCAAGCGCTTGAAATTGAGGAAGCATTGGAAAAAATAGATTCAAAGTGCCGGGAAGTTATTATCCTGAAGTATTATCATGATATGAAAATAAAAGAAATCGCGAACCTGCTGGAAAGTCCGGAAAGTACCATTAAAACATGGCTGTATAAAGGGCTCAAGGCTCTTCGTGAGCAGCTGGGTGAAAGAGGTGAAGCCAATGTTCAGTAA
- a CDS encoding PH domain-containing protein, with protein sequence MESRIAPPQNRLSKNAVKVWITADMIGDIIAFAVLGILLYLDHYFAWKEWIGWILIGLVVITVLSIPWSIIRPMLLYKNWRYGVDEEFLKLKFGAITEKHQLVPMTKIQSVSASQGPLMRRYGLYSISIETMGSSHTIPALPDEVAMQLRDTIARFAKIKEVEQ encoded by the coding sequence TTGGAATCGCGGATCGCACCGCCTCAAAACAGATTATCAAAAAACGCGGTAAAAGTTTGGATTACGGCCGATATGATCGGCGACATTATTGCCTTCGCCGTTCTCGGCATACTATTGTATCTGGATCATTATTTTGCATGGAAAGAGTGGATCGGCTGGATTCTGATCGGGTTAGTGGTGATTACAGTTCTCTCTATTCCCTGGTCGATCATCAGGCCGATGCTGCTTTATAAAAATTGGCGGTATGGAGTGGACGAGGAATTCCTGAAGCTGAAGTTCGGGGCGATTACCGAGAAGCACCAGCTGGTCCCTATGACAAAAATCCAATCTGTATCTGCCAGCCAGGGACCATTGATGAGGAGATATGGCCTCTATTCCATCTCGATTGAAACGATGGGCTCTTCCCACACTATTCCTGCATTGCCTGACGAAGTGGCTATGCAGCTGCGGGATACGATTGCCCGTTTCGCCAAAATAAAGGAAGTGGAACAATGA
- a CDS encoding PH domain-containing protein, whose product MIEEKRHHPLIMLMNLYQLVKGSIFIVFFLFVIKFGSDAAYVKYGRLVFFLFMAVSAVSIVLKWLTSTYKLDGSSFHLKEGIFTKSNQTIPFSKVQNVNYRTSLFHRIFGLTSIRFETGMTGADSAIEFKVIRKEEAEKLEEHVSHPQEEEEGISLVDPADAPPAGQEAGNEQTAQPVLPAGRIVHFTPGKKDILKASFTSFSFLVLFSAIVSIYFKIDEVFDLDEQAQGLFAALMGSSLLLAGILILLLLVSTGIGVARTYLKYGKYEISSDQERIYIVQGVLDESRFSILKERVQAIEVKQPPIKRLLGLAEVKLTSAGGVSLGEDSPEISTLYPFLPVKRAYEMISEILPQYEVTREMKRLPGKSFWIRLLKPSWVLILATAGLAWFKPEILDTERAWLFVSAGLLIIIALLRILDYWNTRYTLNSQFIQMKSGSLSTSLFISKREKVIEVSVTSNLFQKWLGLASIETVNRAKPVLHSSLDDVPKEMAADFYEWYVGRGTEIKYQEY is encoded by the coding sequence ATGATCGAGGAAAAACGCCATCACCCGCTTATCATGCTGATGAATCTTTACCAGCTGGTGAAGGGTTCCATATTCATCGTTTTCTTTCTGTTTGTCATCAAATTTGGCTCTGATGCTGCGTATGTTAAATACGGAAGGCTGGTATTCTTCCTTTTCATGGCTGTTTCCGCTGTTTCAATTGTCCTGAAATGGCTGACAAGCACCTATAAGCTTGACGGCAGTTCCTTTCATTTAAAAGAAGGGATTTTTACCAAATCGAATCAGACCATCCCTTTTTCAAAGGTACAGAATGTGAATTACCGCACCTCCCTTTTTCACCGGATATTCGGGTTGACTTCAATCCGGTTTGAAACAGGAATGACAGGCGCAGATTCAGCGATTGAATTCAAGGTCATCCGAAAGGAAGAAGCTGAAAAGCTGGAAGAACATGTTTCCCATCCGCAGGAGGAAGAGGAAGGCATTTCACTTGTGGATCCGGCGGACGCTCCTCCGGCTGGCCAGGAAGCCGGAAACGAGCAAACTGCACAGCCTGTGCTTCCTGCCGGGAGGATCGTCCATTTTACCCCTGGAAAAAAGGACATCCTTAAAGCATCATTCACTTCCTTCAGCTTTCTTGTCCTTTTTTCCGCCATTGTGTCCATTTATTTTAAAATTGATGAAGTATTTGACCTGGATGAGCAGGCCCAGGGTCTTTTTGCCGCATTGATGGGTTCAAGCCTTCTTCTTGCTGGCATCCTAATCCTTCTGCTGCTCGTTTCGACCGGGATCGGAGTGGCAAGGACTTATCTTAAATACGGGAAATATGAAATTTCCTCAGATCAGGAACGGATCTATATCGTTCAGGGAGTGCTCGATGAATCCAGATTTTCCATTTTAAAAGAGAGGGTGCAGGCTATTGAGGTGAAACAGCCGCCCATCAAAAGGCTGCTGGGACTTGCAGAAGTAAAGCTGACAAGCGCAGGCGGTGTAAGCCTCGGTGAGGATTCGCCTGAAATCAGCACATTGTATCCGTTCCTCCCTGTTAAAAGAGCCTATGAAATGATTTCTGAAATCCTGCCGCAATACGAGGTCACCAGGGAAATGAAGCGGCTGCCAGGGAAGTCTTTCTGGATCCGCCTGTTAAAGCCAAGCTGGGTGTTGATTCTGGCCACTGCAGGGCTGGCATGGTTCAAGCCTGAAATCCTTGATACAGAGAGAGCCTGGCTGTTCGTTTCTGCTGGCCTCCTAATCATCATAGCCCTGTTAAGAATCCTGGATTACTGGAATACAAGATACACTCTGAACAGCCAGTTCATCCAGATGAAATCCGGAAGCCTATCCACTTCACTGTTCATTTCTAAACGGGAAAAGGTGATCGAGGTCAGCGTAACAAGCAATCTTTTTCAAAAGTGGCTCGGACTTGCTTCAATTGAAACCGTCAACAGAGCCAAGCCGGTCCTCCATTCCAGCCTTGATGATGTGCCGAAAGAAATGGCGGCAGACTTCTATGAATGGTATGTGGGAAGAGGAACGGAAATCAAGTATCAAGAATACTAA
- the guaC gene encoding GMP reductase, translating into MDNVFDYEDIQLIPAKSIVNSRTECDTTVEFGGRTFKLPVVPANMQTIIDERISIQLAEKNYFYVMHRFQPEKRLAFVRDMKSRGLYASISVGVKEEEYTFVQQLAEENLVPEYITIDIAHGHSNAVIKMIQHIKQLLPGSFVIAGNVGTPEAVRELENAGADATKVGIGPGKVCITKIKTGFGTGGWQLAALRWCAKAASKPIIADGGIRTHGDIAKSVRFGASMVMIGSLFAGHEESPGETVEVNGKLYKEYFGSASEFQKGEKKNVEGKKMHVEYKGALEDTLIEMEQDLQSSISYAGGNKLSAIKNVDYVIVKNSIFNGDKVY; encoded by the coding sequence ATGGATAATGTATTTGATTACGAGGATATTCAATTAATTCCGGCAAAATCAATTGTGAACAGCAGGACTGAGTGTGATACAACGGTTGAGTTTGGAGGACGCACCTTTAAGCTGCCGGTTGTGCCTGCCAATATGCAGACCATTATTGATGAGCGCATTTCCATTCAATTAGCAGAAAAGAATTATTTTTACGTCATGCACCGCTTCCAGCCTGAGAAGCGCCTTGCATTTGTAAGGGATATGAAATCACGCGGATTATATGCGTCAATCAGCGTCGGTGTTAAAGAGGAAGAATACACTTTCGTTCAGCAGCTGGCTGAGGAAAATCTGGTTCCTGAATATATTACAATCGACATCGCCCATGGCCATTCCAATGCAGTGATTAAAATGATTCAGCATATCAAGCAGCTCCTTCCGGGAAGCTTTGTCATCGCAGGAAATGTCGGCACGCCTGAAGCAGTCCGTGAGCTGGAGAATGCGGGTGCTGATGCAACGAAAGTTGGAATCGGGCCAGGGAAGGTCTGCATTACGAAAATCAAAACCGGCTTTGGAACCGGCGGCTGGCAGCTGGCGGCATTAAGATGGTGCGCCAAGGCAGCAAGCAAGCCGATCATTGCGGATGGGGGCATCCGCACACATGGCGATATCGCCAAATCAGTCCGTTTCGGCGCTTCCATGGTCATGATCGGTTCCCTTTTTGCGGGACATGAAGAATCCCCTGGAGAAACAGTCGAAGTCAACGGGAAGCTGTACAAAGAATACTTCGGATCTGCTTCCGAGTTCCAAAAAGGCGAAAAGAAGAATGTTGAAGGCAAGAAAATGCACGTAGAATACAAAGGTGCTTTAGAAGATACACTGATCGAAATGGAGCAGGATCTTCAGTCCTCCATCTCCTATGCGGGAGGAAACAAGCTGTCCGCCATCAAGAATGTGGACTATGTGATTGTCAAGAACTCCATCTTCAATGGAGATAAAGTATACTAA
- a CDS encoding DUF4179 domain-containing protein, which translates to MFSNEERELDRSRKELDRLMVSNELADQAIMAGIRQAKAAGRKRKRYASLFTAGAAALILLFSVKGGSTMAEYFSKMPGLEKVMELVSGDRGLMAAAENEYIQKIGASAEQNGIKATLDSAIYDEQALILFYSYEAENKTADVYTTDITLLDREGNKLPYQANHGTFWTADREDLHEIRFQLDDAADLPDELSLSMGVTVNDSRQSESVVLPFALDKEKLAEKKVYSLNKTVTVEGQKMTVKDVSIYPSQTAVRIVFDPDNTKKIFGFNDLHIADENGGKWKANHVKDEKVNDNETVIYLESSYFADPKELYLRFNSIRALDKDELIVRVNPSDNKIIKAPKDGKLKSASVFKDELRLNLEAPFSFLDTMIFMHAADLEGRTIGEGLSFGAGGSPVDKEITYYVPYPKEEASEQDILLELLDYPASINGNAEIKLK; encoded by the coding sequence ATGTTCAGTAATGAAGAGAGAGAGCTGGACCGTTCAAGGAAAGAACTCGACCGTTTGATGGTTTCGAATGAGCTGGCAGACCAGGCCATCATGGCTGGAATCAGGCAGGCTAAAGCGGCAGGCAGGAAAAGGAAAAGATATGCCTCTCTTTTTACTGCAGGGGCCGCCGCTCTCATTTTGCTGTTTTCTGTTAAAGGAGGCAGCACGATGGCTGAGTATTTCTCTAAAATGCCAGGCCTTGAGAAAGTTATGGAGCTTGTCAGCGGCGACAGAGGTCTGATGGCAGCAGCTGAAAATGAATATATACAAAAAATCGGAGCGTCTGCTGAACAAAATGGCATAAAGGCAACCCTGGACTCTGCGATTTACGATGAACAGGCATTGATTCTTTTTTACAGCTATGAGGCAGAAAATAAAACTGCAGATGTTTACACGACAGATATAACCCTGCTTGACCGGGAAGGAAATAAGCTGCCATACCAAGCGAATCATGGGACTTTTTGGACTGCGGACAGAGAAGATTTGCATGAAATCCGTTTTCAGCTGGATGATGCGGCAGATCTTCCTGATGAATTGAGCCTTTCAATGGGGGTCACAGTGAATGACAGCCGCCAGTCTGAATCGGTCGTTCTGCCGTTTGCACTGGATAAAGAGAAGCTGGCTGAGAAAAAGGTGTACAGCCTGAATAAAACAGTAACGGTTGAAGGGCAGAAGATGACTGTAAAGGATGTCAGCATCTATCCATCACAAACAGCGGTGAGAATTGTATTTGATCCGGATAATACGAAAAAAATCTTTGGGTTTAACGATCTCCATATCGCTGATGAAAATGGGGGCAAGTGGAAGGCCAATCATGTAAAAGATGAAAAAGTGAATGACAACGAAACAGTCATTTATTTAGAAAGCAGCTATTTTGCAGATCCGAAAGAATTGTATCTGCGCTTCAACAGCATCCGTGCCCTGGATAAGGATGAACTCATTGTCCGGGTGAACCCCTCAGATAATAAAATCATAAAGGCGCCGAAGGATGGAAAGCTGAAATCAGCAAGTGTTTTCAAAGACGAGCTCCGTCTTAACCTGGAAGCACCTTTCAGTTTCCTAGATACAATGATTTTCATGCATGCAGCCGATCTGGAAGGCCGGACTATTGGAGAGGGGCTGTCTTTTGGGGCAGGCGGTTCGCCAGTCGATAAGGAGATCACCTATTATGTTCCGTATCCAAAGGAAGAAGCCAGTGAGCAAGATATCCTTCTCGAGCTTCTTGACTACCCTGCATCCATCAATGGGAATGCAGAAATAAAATTAAAATAG
- a CDS encoding MFS transporter produces MWRNKNVWILLTGEFIAGLGLWLGIIGNLEFMQEKVPSDFLKSLILAAGLLAGLAVGPAAGRITDQASKKTVMLVSGFARSVSVVFMLIAIHTGSVWWMVVFLVCLQISAAFYFPALQAAIPMVVGEKDLLQLNGVYMNVSTLSRVLGTAVAGVFLVIMSLSMLYLLSLAAYLGLFILTCFLSFDEKKELEKQEDAKQKPAGFSEVFPVIKGLPIVFMTLVLTLVPLLFLGGFNLMVINISELQDSSAIKGWIYTAEGVAFMLGAFAVKKISGKSSPYSILFFFSFIIGLSQLILYFADIPVLSVLAFLIFGFAVGCFFPTAATIFQTRVPKDFHGRFFSFRNMLDRLVFQIVLLMTGFLLDAVGLQYMSVIFGALSLVMTCAFYLRFKSLKNGMELAEKAG; encoded by the coding sequence ATGTGGAGAAATAAGAATGTGTGGATTTTACTGACAGGGGAGTTCATTGCAGGGCTCGGCCTGTGGCTCGGAATTATCGGAAACCTTGAATTTATGCAGGAAAAAGTGCCGTCAGATTTCTTGAAATCTTTAATACTTGCAGCAGGCCTGCTTGCCGGCCTTGCAGTCGGTCCTGCAGCCGGCAGGATTACAGATCAGGCAAGCAAGAAAACCGTCATGCTTGTTTCCGGCTTCGCCCGCTCTGTGAGCGTTGTATTTATGCTGATCGCCATCCACACCGGCTCAGTCTGGTGGATGGTCGTCTTCCTCGTCTGCCTGCAGATTTCGGCTGCCTTCTATTTCCCTGCCCTCCAGGCAGCCATCCCGATGGTAGTCGGCGAGAAAGATCTCTTGCAGCTGAACGGCGTGTACATGAATGTATCCACTCTTTCACGAGTACTTGGAACGGCCGTTGCCGGGGTATTCCTGGTCATCATGTCTTTATCCATGCTGTATCTCCTGTCCCTCGCTGCCTATCTGGGCTTATTCATTCTCACATGCTTCCTGAGCTTTGATGAGAAAAAGGAGCTGGAGAAGCAGGAAGATGCCAAACAGAAGCCTGCAGGATTTTCAGAGGTCTTCCCTGTCATCAAGGGGCTTCCGATTGTATTCATGACACTCGTGCTGACGCTTGTCCCGCTGTTATTTCTTGGCGGATTTAACCTGATGGTCATCAATATCAGCGAGCTTCAGGACAGCTCGGCCATTAAAGGGTGGATTTATACTGCTGAGGGAGTCGCCTTCATGCTTGGCGCCTTTGCGGTGAAAAAGATCAGCGGCAAAAGCTCGCCATACAGCATCCTGTTTTTCTTTTCCTTTATCATCGGCTTATCGCAGCTGATCCTTTATTTTGCTGATATACCTGTTCTGTCTGTCCTGGCATTCCTGATCTTCGGTTTTGCGGTCGGCTGCTTCTTCCCGACTGCCGCCACCATCTTCCAGACACGGGTGCCAAAAGATTTCCATGGCCGCTTTTTCTCTTTCCGGAACATGCTCGACCGCCTGGTCTTCCAGATCGTCCTCCTTATGACAGGCTTCCTGCTTGATGCGGTCGGCCTGCAGTATATGAGCGTCATCTTCGGGGCCTTGTCCCTGGTCATGACCTGTGCCTTTTACCTGAGGTTCAAGAGCCTGAAAAACGGGATGGAGCTGGCTGAGAAAGCCGGATAA